The following are encoded in a window of candidate division WOR-3 bacterium genomic DNA:
- a CDS encoding NOL1/NOP2/sun family putative RNA methylase, whose amino-acid sequence MKMEKLYERYESIIPDYQNFMQYLRRPLVQSLRVNTLKARHEEVTALLKDMKLRQLSFYEDGYSVLGKYRLGRHIAHNLGLIYVQEVASMIPVVVLDPQGGEVVLDMCAAPGSKTTQIAQMMNNRGLLIANEISRKRIRGLIHNIKRCGLINEAVISISGQKVHRVFDNYFDRILVDAPCSAEGTIRRSKAVLYHWGIKNIKRMSRIQIGLAVSGFRALRPGGTMVYSTCTIAPEENEMVISYLLEKFPEAEILPVKLDNFKTRAGVTRWQGTSFDQRVENCTRILPQDNDTAPFFIARLTKRGVCKPRMDYLGKIETNNRLLTMFSEHFGVDGENLKPFALFKYRNEDFISTPEVFSFREANAIRKGLEFGRVYGQDLKPDNDFVQLFGSNATRNVIEMEEWQVTKFLKGEIVKVDNVLNVEKGFVIIRYHGLPVGVGKYNGNEIRSAIKRERRTL is encoded by the coding sequence ATGAAAATGGAAAAACTGTATGAGAGATATGAATCCATAATTCCAGATTATCAAAATTTCATGCAATATCTGAGAAGACCCTTGGTGCAGTCCCTGCGCGTCAATACCCTCAAAGCCAGGCACGAGGAAGTAACTGCTCTTCTCAAAGATATGAAACTGCGCCAGTTGTCTTTCTATGAAGATGGTTACAGCGTGCTCGGAAAATATCGACTCGGCAGGCATATCGCGCACAATCTTGGTTTGATATATGTTCAGGAAGTGGCGTCGATGATACCCGTGGTCGTTCTTGACCCCCAAGGTGGTGAAGTCGTCCTTGATATGTGCGCAGCGCCAGGGTCCAAGACCACTCAGATTGCACAGATGATGAACAACCGAGGTTTGCTCATCGCCAACGAGATCAGTCGCAAGCGAATAAGGGGATTGATCCACAATATCAAGCGGTGCGGGTTGATCAACGAAGCGGTCATCAGCATCAGCGGGCAAAAGGTCCATCGGGTCTTCGACAATTACTTCGACCGCATTCTTGTTGATGCACCGTGCAGTGCCGAAGGAACGATTCGCAGGTCCAAGGCAGTTCTATATCACTGGGGTATCAAGAATATCAAGCGCATGTCCAGGATTCAGATCGGCCTTGCTGTATCAGGGTTCAGGGCATTACGACCTGGCGGTACCATGGTTTATTCAACGTGCACTATCGCTCCCGAGGAGAACGAAATGGTGATTTCATACCTGCTGGAAAAATTTCCAGAGGCTGAGATCTTGCCTGTTAAACTTGATAACTTTAAGACCCGGGCCGGTGTTACACGATGGCAGGGTACTAGTTTTGACCAGAGGGTCGAGAACTGCACACGCATCCTGCCGCAGGATAATGACACAGCACCGTTCTTCATCGCCAGGCTAACAAAGAGAGGAGTGTGTAAACCTCGCATGGATTACCTGGGGAAAATAGAAACGAACAACAGACTACTGACCATGTTTTCAGAGCATTTCGGTGTTGACGGAGAGAATCTGAAGCCTTTTGCGCTCTTCAAGTACCGCAATGAGGATTTCATTTCGACCCCGGAAGTCTTCTCCTTCAGGGAGGCTAACGCGATCCGTAAAGGATTGGAGTTCGGCCGGGTTTATGGCCAGGACTTGAAGCCAGACAATGATTTCGTTCAGCTCTTCGGTTCGAATGCTACGAGAAACGTGATAGAAATGGAGGAGTGGCAGGTCACGAAATTCCTGAAAGGTGAGATCGTTAAAGTAGATAACGTGTTGAATGTAGAAAAAGGTTTTGTGATCATTCGTTACCACGGTCTCCCAGTGGGAGTGGGCAAGTACAATGGGAATGAAATCAGGTCGGCTATAAAACGTGAACGCAGGACTCTGTAG
- a CDS encoding iron-containing alcohol dehydrogenase family protein: MQKNTAVQLPQFIELGEMKIENLLKILDKHNLISKRIMLLCDENTVSIGGHQILATLRAEDLDVLEQHVDNSDDQNAMRVAQKIEEEKPGLVIGFGGGKVLDVAKLAAGLKNKKYISIPTTLSNDGIASPVSVIKNNENIPVSHITKAPFGVIIDLDIIKKAPRRHLMAGVGDLISNLSAVFDARLAQEKQGEEINVSALQLAESGGHRLLNMETSEVESTIFLQELAHGLVKSGFAMCIWGTSRPASGSEHKISHSIDHFCPRSNGLHGEQVGIAAIFTMALQKNVSLEATRRFYTNIGFPCNLAHLGLNMTEFVNVVLNATKIRPERYTILEDRHPKEKEIEKIVDFLGL; encoded by the coding sequence ATGCAGAAGAATACGGCCGTCCAATTACCACAGTTCATTGAACTCGGTGAAATGAAAATCGAGAACTTGTTGAAAATACTCGACAAGCACAATCTTATTTCAAAAAGAATAATGCTGCTGTGCGATGAGAACACGGTCAGCATCGGCGGCCATCAGATACTGGCAACGCTGCGTGCAGAAGATCTGGATGTCCTTGAGCAGCACGTAGACAATAGCGATGACCAGAATGCCATGCGAGTCGCACAGAAGATCGAGGAGGAAAAACCAGGCCTGGTCATTGGATTTGGCGGAGGCAAGGTTCTGGACGTCGCCAAACTAGCGGCCGGGTTGAAAAATAAGAAGTACATAAGTATTCCAACCACTCTGTCCAATGACGGAATAGCCTCGCCAGTATCGGTCATCAAAAACAACGAAAATATTCCGGTGAGCCATATCACCAAGGCCCCGTTTGGTGTGATCATTGACCTGGATATAATCAAAAAGGCGCCGAGGCGCCACCTGATGGCCGGAGTCGGCGACCTGATCTCAAACCTCTCAGCGGTTTTTGACGCTCGCCTCGCCCAGGAAAAGCAAGGCGAAGAAATCAATGTCAGTGCTCTTCAGCTGGCCGAATCTGGTGGGCATCGGCTCCTCAACATGGAGACCAGTGAAGTAGAAAGCACCATTTTTCTTCAGGAACTCGCACATGGTCTTGTTAAGAGCGGTTTTGCGATGTGCATCTGGGGCACGTCGCGGCCGGCAAGCGGCAGCGAGCACAAAATCAGCCATTCGATTGACCACTTCTGTCCACGCAGCAATGGACTGCACGGCGAGCAAGTCGGCATCGCCGCGATATTCACTATGGCCCTGCAGAAAAATGTTTCTCTTGAGGCAACAAGAAGATTCTATACGAATATCGGTTTCCCCTGTAACCTAGCCCATTTGGGCCTGAATATGACCGAATTCGTGAACGTCGTGCTAAATGCAACAAAGATACGCCCGGAGCGCTATACAATCCTCGAAGACCGACACCCGAAGGAAAAAGAGATCGAAAAAATCGTCGATTTCTTGGGCTTATGA